In the genome of Natronorubrum daqingense, the window GCGCGTACGAAGGAGACGAGGGGCCGAACACCGGCGGCATGGGCAGTTACTCCGCGGCGACGAACGAACTGCCGTTTATGACCGACGACGACTACGAGACGGCCGTCTCGATCATCGAGGCGACCGTCGACGCCCTCGAGGACTACCGTGGTATTCTCTACGGGCAGTTCATGCTCACCAGCGGGGGCCCGAAAGTCATCGAGTTCAACGCCCGCTTTGGCGACCCCGAGGCGATGAACACCCTCCCCGTCCTCGAGACCGACTTCCTGGACGTCTTGATCGCGGCTCGAGACGGCGACGCGCCGCCGGAACTCGAGTTCGGCGGGCAGGCGACGGTCTGTAAGTACGCCGTCCCGGACGGGTATCCAACGGACCCGGAGGCCGGTGCGAAGGTACAGATCGACGAAGAGAGCGCCGGAGACGCGTATCTGTTCTACGCGAGTGTGGATGAACGCGACGACGGCATCTACACGACGACCTCGCGTTCGTTCGCCGTCGTCGGACTGGCGGACTCGATTACCGAGGCCGAAGCAATCGCCGAAGACGCCCTCGCGGTTGCCGGGGACGACGGATTACACATGCGCCACGACATCGGTAAACCCGACCTCGTCCAGCAGCGAATCGACCACATGGACGAACTCCGAAGCGAGTAATCGTCTCAGCCTCCTGCTTGTTGGCCGTACTCGTCGTCGTACTCGTCGAACTCCTCAGAGAACTCCTCGGAATCCTCTGGAATCGACGACTCCACATCCGATCGGACGTCGGACAAATCGACGTTCGAACGCAGTTCGTCCGTATCGATCGCCTCCTCGAGCGTCCCGACGTTGGTCACCGCCTGGATCCCGTTCTGATCGATCGCGCGTTCGATTTGTTCTGCATCGATCGCCGCACCGATCGAGTCCTCGTCGGCCTCGGCCGCCCCACGGAGCGCTCTCCGGACGGCAAGGTACCCGACAAGGACGATCCCGCCCGATGCAACTGCCCCCGGAAGGCCGTAGCGTTTGTACCCGAACGTCACCGCCTTTTTGCCGACCGTTAGTGCCCCAATCATCATCCACGATACTCGTGTCGAAGCGATAAGACGCCGAGGCTTTCGTATGACGACGTAACGCGCGACGGATCGCGACGTTTCGTCTCAAACAACGATTACGAGAGACGCGAGCGCACCCCCCAGTAAGAGCATCCCGCTGTAGGTTGCCACCTGCCTACGAAAGTTCGTGTTCGTCGACGTCGCTGCGAGTAGCGCCTTGACGACGATACTCGAGACCGTGGCGAGGAGGATAGCGATCGTCGCTTCGGTCGCCCCGAGTTGGCCACCACGATAGAGGACGACCGCCGAGGTGGTCGCTCCGGCACTCGAGACGAACCCGCTCGCGACGGCAGTTGCGTAGAACCCAAGCGTGCCGAACCAGGTTTCGGCCAGCGAACCGAAGACGAGCACCACGAGGAAGACGGCACCGAACGCGAGCGAGTTCTTCAGCGAGAACGGACTCTCGAGTTCGATCGGACCGGATTCACGCCAGTCTGCAGTCATCGCGGCGATGGCGAACGCGAGCACGATAACTGCACCGAGCGGAATAATTGACTCGAACAGGATCGCCGTCTCACCGCCCATCGTAAATCCCACGGCGATAGCGAGATTACGCGACGCCATCGCCGCGTTCGCGAGGAGAATCGCTGCGACAGCGTACGACGCGGCATCGGGGCGCTGTCGGACGTGATCGAGCATCGTCCCGACGACTGCCGTCGAGGACGCTAACCCGCCGAAAAACCCCGTGACAGCGATTCCACGGCCGCCGTACGTCGAGACGATCGCGTAGTTGACGATACCGATCCCGGCGACTGCGACGACCATGAGCCAGATGACCTGTGGCTCGAGTGGAATCGTGAGACCGGCGATTTCGGGCGTCCACTCCGCCGGGAGGAGCGGATAGACGACGAACGCCAAAATAGCGAACTCGGTCGTCGAGCGCATTTCCTCTCTGGAGAGCCCCCACGCGAACTCGTGGAGTTCTCGTTTGAGCACGAGCAACAGCGACGAGAGGACGGCGACGGCGACGGCTTCGACGACGAAGTCGGCTGCGACCAGTGCACCAACTCCGTACGCGACGAGCATCGAGACCGACGTCGTGAGTGACAACCCGGCGTTTTCCTCGCTCAGTAGCCCCTGAATTGCGAGCATGATTCCCTGGACGATGACGAGGATGCCTCCGAGGACGAGCAACCCTTCACCGAGTTGTGTCTCCGTCGCGAGCAGCGTAAAGACTGCTCCGAGCAAGCTAATGAGTGAGAACGTGCGAATACCCGCCGATTTCTGAGACCACTCTCGCTCCAAGCCGAGGAACATACCGAGTGCGCCGGCGAGCGCCAGCCGAACGACTGTCTCCTCGAGTGGCGCTTCGACGAGTTGTAACGTCACCTCGTTCACTAGCGGTGGTTCACCACGAGTCCATATATGTACGGTGGCGAAACGAGCACCGCCACCTCTCGAGAAGTGCAATCCGACACCAACTATATGCCAGCGTTCGTCCCGTCAGTCCGTTCGAATCGGAGTAACCCTCGAACGAACCGTCGCTGAACGACCCCACGCGAAAAACGACGGCATCGATAGCGATCCCCGACCCTGACCGACCGACGTCCTATAGTTCGACGTACTGTCCTTCCCAGTCACGACGCGCCTCGAGTTCGCGCCGGCCGCGTCGAGTGAGCGTGTAGAAGTTCGTTCGTCGATCACGCCGGCCTTTCTCTACGAGGCCCTTGTCGACGAGCGTGTCGAGATTCGGATATAATCGACCGTGATGGATCTCCTTCTCGTAATACTGCTCGAGTTCTTCTTTAATTGCCAGTCCGTGGGGTTCCTCCTCGCCAGCGATGACGTACAGCAAGTCACGCTGAAATCCTGTCAGGTCGTACATTGGGTAAGTACCACTTGCACTTACTGTCGAATTTTAATAAGGCTATCGGGTTGTTTCGACTGAAACAGCACTATTACAGACGAATGTTGCCATTTTCGATTTAGCCAAATGATAACGGCGGTGATGAATCGACACCGGAGGATAGGTAACGCTCGATTCATGTTTAGTGTCCGGGTAGATATTTTCCGTATTATTATACTATCGCGTAGCGAATAAACTCCGTCTACGGAGACGATACTGCGTTACTAAAAAGCAATGTTTTGACTGAGTGAATTGTATCGAAACAGGAAAGCAGATCGCGTGGCGGAAAAATGCCACGCGAGTGCTTGCCGCCCTGAATTGGTCCCCGCTGACGCTTCGGCCCTCCAAGCGAAGCGTCAGGTGAACGATTTTGCCGAGTGTACTTAAAGGTAACGACACCGGGCGGAGCGATGATACGTTCAGATTCGATGACAATCAGATGTGTTCTTCCTCGAGAACCCAGCCAATCGCGCGTTTGTAGTACGTGAACATCTCTCTAACACCCTCGTGGTTCATCTCCTCGCTCTCGAGGTGTTCGGTGAGAAACTCGTATTGCTCCCGGATTTCTTCTTCGTCTCGCATACGTCACACTACGGACGCGACACGGAAAAAAGCCCTCGCGTTCGCTCGCCCAGACCGTGACAGCAATCTCGAGTGTATCCGGAGCTGGCCAGTATGTGACTCGTCACGCATCGTGTCGTCACAAGGATGGTGACGGTTTTAGGAGTCAGTCATCGATTTGTTCGTGAAACGGTTCGCGCGGTTGACGCTCGTCGGCAGACGACAGTACAATCTGACACGGGATACGACAACGGCCGAAAAAACGAACACGTCCGTGTGACTCGAGTGAAGTAACACTGAATGAGCGAAGCCAGTACCGTTTCTTCCCGGGAGTCACTAACGTCAGTTCGACTCGAGGGAGTGACAGATGGATCTCACATGCGTGGGTTTGGACCGGTAAAAACGTCTGTCACGGGCGTTTGACTGACGGGAAAACACCACGAGGTGATGTCTTTCTGAGCCGACTCAGTGTGACCTAGAGTGCGTCGTCTTCGTCACCGTCGTCTGCCGCATCGTCTTCGTCGTCATCCATCATATCGTCGTCGTCCATCTCGTCGTCTTCGTCGTCATCCTCGTCTGCGGCGGCATCGTCGTCTTCGGCTTCTTCACCCAGCGTCAGCGTGACCTCTTCGTCGTCGCCGTCGATTTCGACGTCGTCTTCGGCTTCTTCGCCTTCGTACTCAGCGGTCACCGTGTACTCGCCGTCCTCGAGGTCGTCGAATTCGACCTCACCGTCTTCGTCGGTTTCCTCCTCGAGTGGGAACTCCTCGTCTTCGTCGTCCTCATCGTCGTCTTCGTCCTCGTCCTCGTCGTCATCGAGGAGATCATCGTCATCTTCGTCTTCGTCCTCGTCGTCTTCGTCCTCATCCTCGTCTGCGGCCGGATCGTCGTCTTCCTGAATCGACGCGTCGGTTTCGGCTTCTTCCGGATCGTCGTCTTCCTCGTCGTCATCGAGGAGATCGTCGTCGTCTTCCTCTTCCTCTTCCTCTTCCTCTTCGTCTTCGTCCTCATCGTCGTCCATGAGGTCGTCGTCGGCCTCCTCGAGT includes:
- the purD gene encoding phosphoribosylamine--glycine ligase, which encodes MPETVLLIGGGGREHAIARALDDSEADLYACAGNRNPGIARIASEFETLETTNPKAVVEFAEEIGATIAVIGPEGPLEAGVADELEAAGIYAFGPKQSDARIETDKAFQRRFMDEHDIPGCPDFETFDDMDAACEFVDEYDGDLAIKPAGLTGGKGVKVIGDQVTPEEGKAYIRESGYDRIVLEERLIGEEVTIQAFVANGEFRTAPAVQDHKRAYEGDEGPNTGGMGSYSAATNELPFMTDDDYETAVSIIEATVDALEDYRGILYGQFMLTSGGPKVIEFNARFGDPEAMNTLPVLETDFLDVLIAARDGDAPPELEFGGQATVCKYAVPDGYPTDPEAGAKVQIDEESAGDAYLFYASVDERDDGIYTTTSRSFAVVGLADSITEAEAIAEDALAVAGDDGLHMRHDIGKPDLVQQRIDHMDELRSE
- a CDS encoding MgtC/SapB family protein — protein: MNEVTLQLVEAPLEETVVRLALAGALGMFLGLEREWSQKSAGIRTFSLISLLGAVFTLLATETQLGEGLLVLGGILVIVQGIMLAIQGLLSEENAGLSLTTSVSMLVAYGVGALVAADFVVEAVAVAVLSSLLLVLKRELHEFAWGLSREEMRSTTEFAILAFVVYPLLPAEWTPEIAGLTIPLEPQVIWLMVVAVAGIGIVNYAIVSTYGGRGIAVTGFFGGLASSTAVVGTMLDHVRQRPDAASYAVAAILLANAAMASRNLAIAVGFTMGGETAILFESIIPLGAVIVLAFAIAAMTADWRESGPIELESPFSLKNSLAFGAVFLVVLVFGSLAETWFGTLGFYATAVASGFVSSAGATTSAVVLYRGGQLGATEATIAILLATVSSIVVKALLAATSTNTNFRRQVATYSGMLLLGGALASLVIVV
- a CDS encoding PadR family transcriptional regulator — encoded protein: MYDLTGFQRDLLYVIAGEEEPHGLAIKEELEQYYEKEIHHGRLYPNLDTLVDKGLVEKGRRDRRTNFYTLTRRGRRELEARRDWEGQYVEL